One window of the Doryrhamphus excisus isolate RoL2022-K1 chromosome 10, RoL_Dexc_1.0, whole genome shotgun sequence genome contains the following:
- the LOC131137232 gene encoding TRAF3-interacting JNK-activating modulator-like isoform X2 codes for MDALGGGGRRVSPLEDFDRKLEIRTEKHERLRRRTNVTSCRSPVRDDDTFRIKHRLKEKRQSEFLRRRRGGSSSGWLSGASGSTWGLQSRPNTDDWMMMMMMMEEDITMESVIHDTIIDAKTMRSEAGVQTHSGLVTIKECDVLQLQEYLQEALWREETIKKKLSALQESIAQLLSSFNTIWKSRPNEDVLRNKIQVLEDQVLEGQLQASVPVFPKDATRKLLLQMKKQKVVYEEKSQEKNQALSKTGEALVTAKVDILRLHNLYEELKHTSEKLRQQQDFSTDQLRQQQVQIELSRCREAALTEELVSLRQEKKELEFNIGLLEEYNGFLRDKQHRCGHGDAVGKDAGAQETPEEEVKPKRDVMVDMTPKEGGGAQRDSDPQGQIDSAQKEVGLKGKEWEVQPRRQDLQSQRREDLWPVSHHRKRLISHASWWSLSVLLLLLLLLAVGGAALLWHLPAREQMEDLYSDIGRQIEDYFMQMSSPKHPGCFRPF; via the exons ATGGACGCGCTTGGTGGCGGTGGACGCCGAGTGTCCCCCTTGGAAGACTTTGATCGCAAACTGGAGATCAGAACAGAGAAACACGAGCGGCTACGAAGACGCACGAACGTGACGTCATGCCGGAGCCCCGTGCGAGACGACGACACGTTCCGGATTAAACATCGACTCAAGGAAAAGAGACAGAGCGAGTTTCTgaggaggcgtagaggaggtTCCTCGTCAGGGTGGCTCTCCGGGGCCTCAGGCTCGACCTGGGGTCTACAAAGCAGGCCAAACACAGACGACTGG atgatgatgatgatgatgatggaggaaGACATCACAATGGAGAGCGTCATACATGACACAATCATTG ATGCCAAAACCATGAGGAGCGAGGCCGGCGTTCAAACACA CTCTGGCCTGGTGACCATCAAAGAATGT gaCGTCCTGCAGTTACAAGAGTACTTGCAG GAGGCCTTGTGGAGGGAGGAGACCATCAAGAAGAAATTGTCAGCCCTGCAGGAGAGCATCGCGCAGCTTCTCAGTTCCTTCAACACAATATGGAAG AGTCGCCCCAACGAAGACGTGCTGAGAAACAAGATCCAGGTCCTGGAGGACCAGGTCCTGGAGGGCCAGCTCCAAGCCAGCGTGCCG GTGTTTCCAAAGGATGCAACCAGGAAGCTGCTGCTCCAAATGAAGAAGCAGAAAGTCGTGTATGAGGAGAAGAGCCAGGAGAAGAACCAGGCCCTCAGCAAGACGGGG GAAGCTCTGGTCACCGCCAAGGTGGACATCCTGAGGCTGCACAACCTTTACGAGGAGCTCAAACATACGTCTGAAAAGCTCAGGCAGCAGCAGGACTTCAGCACCGATCAACTACGTCAGCAGCAAGTCCAAATCGAG CTGTCCAGATGCAGGGAGGCGGCGCTGACGGAGGAGCTGGTGTCACTGAGACAGGAGAAGAAAGAGCTTGAGTTCAACATCGGCCTGCTGGAAGAATACAACGGCTTTCTAAGAGACAAGCAGCATCGCTGCGGCC ATGGCGACGCTGTGGGAAAGGATGCGGGAGCTCAGGAGACACCAGAGGAAGAAGTGAAGCCAAAGAGAGACGTGATGGTTGACATGACACCAAAGGAAGGgggaggagcccagagggattCGGACCCGCAGGGCCAGATTGATTCCGCTCAGAAGGAAGTCGGATTAAAGGGGAAAGAG TGGGAGGTGCAGCCAAGGAGGCAGGACCTTCAGTCTCAGCGCAGGGAAGACCTCTGGCCCGTCAGCCACCACCGTAAAAGACTG ATATCACATGCGTCCTGGTGGAGCCTgtctgtcctcctcctcctcctcctcctcctggctgTGGGAGGAGCCGCCCTGCTGTGGCATCTTCCTGCCAGGGAGCAGATGGAGGACCTTTACTCTGACATCGGGAGACAAATTGAAGATTattttatgcaaatgagctccCCCAAACACCCAGGCTGCTTTAGGCCATTTTGa
- the LOC131137377 gene encoding ATP synthase F(0) complex subunit B1, mitochondrial-like, giving the protein MLSRLVILSANALKSSSPLGAGLVQASGSLHTSSQCLAPVPPLPETGSKVRHGIFPEELFQLLYPKTGVTGPYMLGAGLITYLLSKELYVINHETLIAISVGTVIVLGVKKYGASVAAFADKLNEDKVAKAQEVKGGAIASLTQAIEDEKKEQWRVDGRSMLFDAKRNNVAMILETNYRERLHMVTNEVKRRLDYQVALQDLQRRMAQEHMVNWVEKNVVGSITPQQEKESIAKCITDLKALAKATQSKATA; this is encoded by the exons ATGCTGTCCAGGCTCGTTATACTTTCAG CTAATGCCCTTAAAAGCAGCAGTCCCCTTGGagctgg GCTGGTCCAGGCTTCAGGCTCTCTGCACACGTCCTCCCAATGTCTGGCCCCGGTGCCTCCTCTTCCAGAGACGGGGAGCAAAGTCCGTCATGGCATCTTCCCAGAGGAGCTTTTCCAGCTCCTGTACCCCAAAACTGGAGTAACGG GACCCTACATGCTGGGTGCTGGTCTCATCACCTACCTGCTCTCCAAGGAACTCTACGTCATTAACCACGAAACCTTGATTGCCATCTCAGTCGGCACAGTCATTGTCCTTGGCGTCAAAAAGTATGGCGCAAGCGTGGCGGCTTTTGCTGACAAACTGAACGAG GACAAAGTTGCCAAGGCTCAGGAGGTGAAGGGTGGTGCCATCGCCTCGCTGACGCAGGCCATCGAGGATGAAAAGAAAGAGCAGTGGCGAGTCGACGGACGATCAATGCTCTTCGACGCAAAGAGG AACAACGTGGCCATGATTCTGGAGACCAACTACAGAGAGAGGTTGCACATGGTGACTAATGAGGTGAAGAGGCGCCTGGACTACCAAGTGGCCCTGCAGGATCTGCAGCGCCGCATGGCCCAAGAGCACATGGTCAACTGGGTGGAGAAGAATGTTGTCGGCAGCATCACGCCTCAGCAG GAGAAGGAGAGCATCGCCAAGTGCATCACGGACCTGAAGGCTCTGGCCAAAGCCACTCAGTCCAAAGCCACGGCCTAA
- the LOC131137375 gene encoding epidermal growth factor receptor kinase substrate 8-like protein 3 isoform X2 yields the protein MSSLIPGGLSSKTTTGGLHLRALKETCLDQRANPSIRKEYSEVLTRQPDDLQTRVEHVLTCELDGQQLMSLDDCVAKVTRLDAKGRLWPQEMILEVQGGYLLLCDTETKGELEALPLRNIQQTRAVLDSCSYDALLMVTTREGGKRFPQVYIFQCEETGAELLKRDLDKFVQRGGERVPPRSDQTVPRHDNIGPRSPGGFQQAAAHAVQKERPYQPPLPPPEYPLPRWTYREPEDTPPPHLYAPKEEPMHDLGGPHASLEASEQTEADRNTDILNHVLDDLEIFLGKVLAARNGPPPQQDGRSQRKGVFKKKNTKSAAVHLPPPQEFVSCLQKLKYGFNLLGQLDGSLAKTSAPDYVHIFFTSLATILPHFHAHLPPTVVAPLLTEAALRLLRRVVSPEEDQLWRSLGDSWNIPRSRWPADVPPYIPEFYGGWQPPAPPPRRAQVAYDNDHVSRTSSQRYPARPDSWPVKEGRDLMRVMYDIVARNSRELTAMKGEVVEVLQRSKQWWLVRNDRGQDGNVPQNVLEPIRGGMPAEDMLRRASPGPASLNMASSPAEVRAWLQHRGFSKITVASLGVLTGRMLLQMGKDEMRTVCPEEGGKVFFQLQAIKSAIALASEPSGPYDGRY from the exons ATGAGTTCCCTCATTCCAGGTGGGCTCTCCAGCAAGACGACTACAGGGGGTCTTCACCTCAGAGCTCTCAAAGAAACGTGTCTCGACCAACGGGCAAATCCATCTATA AGAAAGGAGTACTCGGAGGTGCTCACCAGGCAGCCTGACGACCTTCAGACCAGAGTGGAG CACGTGCTGACCTGCGAGCTGGATGGCCAGCAGCTGATGTCACTGGACGACTGCGTGGCCAAGGTCACGAGGCTGGACGCCAAAGGTCGTCTGTGGCCTCAGGAGATGATCCTGGAGGTGCAAGGAGGATACCTGCTGCTCTGCGACACCGAGACCAAA GGAGAGCTGGAGGCTCTGCCTCTGAGGAACATCCAGCAGACCAGAGCCGTGTTGGACAGCTGCTCTTATGATGCTCTTCTGATGGTGACCACCAGGGAAGGCGGCAAACGCTTCCCCCAGGTCTACATCTTCCAGTGCGAGGAGACCGGG GCGGAGCTTCTCAAGCGTGACCTAGACAAGTTTGTCCAAAGAGGAGGTGAGCGAGTGCCGCCACGCAGCGACCAGACAGTCCCCAG GCATGATAATATCGGGCCTCGATCTCCTGGAGGTTTCCAGCAGGCTGCAGCTCATGCTGTGCAGAAAGAAAGACCCTACCAACCACCGCTGCCTCCCCCAGAGTACCCCCTCCCACGGTGGACCTACAGAGAACCTG aagacaccccccctccccacctgtATGCCCCCAAAGAGGAGCCAATGCATGATCTGGGCGGCCCCCACGCCAGTCTGGAGGCATCCGAGCAGACCGAGGCTGACAGGAACACG GACATTTTAAACCACGTTTTAGATGACCTGGAGATCTTCCTGGGAAAGGTGTTAGCTGCCAGGAATGGGCCCCCCCCTCAGCAGGATGGTAGGAGCCAAAGGAAGGGCGTgtttaagaagaaaaacaccaagaGCGCAG CCGtccatctgccccccccccaggaatTTGTCTCTTGTCTTCAGAAACTGAAATATGGATTCAATCTGCTG GGCCAGCTGGACGGCTCCCTGGCCAAGACCAGCGCCCCCGACTACGTCCACATCTTCTTCACCAGCTTAGCGACT ATTCTTCCCCACTTCCATGCGCACCTGCCCCCCACCGTGGTGGCCCCGTTGCTGACGGAGGCCGCCCTGAGGCTGCTCAGGCGGGTGGTCAGCCCGGAGGAAGACCAGCTCTGGAGGTCTCTGGGAGACAGCTGGAACATCCCCAG GTCTCGATGGCCTGCCGACGTCCCCCCCTACATCCCCGAGTTCTACGGGGGCTGGCAGCCACCCGCCCCGCCCCCCAGGCGTGCCCAGGTGGCTTATGACAACGACCACGTGAGCAGGACCAGCAGCCAGCGCTACCCAGCGAGACCAGACTCCTGGCCCGTGAAGGAAGGTCGTGACCTCATGCGTGTCATGTACGACATCGTGGCCCGAAACAGCAGGGAGCTCACGGCGATGAAGGGCGAAGTGGTGGAG GTGCTTCAGCGGTCTAAGCAATGGTGGCTGGTGCGCAATGATCGTGGGCAGGATGGCAACGTTCCTCAGAATGTTCTGGAGCCCATCAGGGGCGGCATGCCAGCGGAGGATATG CTGCGCCGAGCATCTCCTGGCCCAGCGTCCCTAAACATGGCCTCCTCCCCTGCAGAGGTCAGAGCGTGGCTGCAGCACCGAGGCTTCTCCAAAAT CACCGTCGCCAGCCTGGGGGTCCTGACGGGTAGGATGCTCCTGCAGATGGGCAAGGACGAGATGAGGACCGTGTGTCCGGAGGAAGGGGGGAAGGTCTTCTTCCAGCTCCAGGCCATTAAATCAGCCATCGCG CTGGCCAGTGAACCCTCGGGTCCGTATGATGGACGCTACTGA
- the LOC131137375 gene encoding epidermal growth factor receptor kinase substrate 8-like protein 3 isoform X1 — protein sequence MLGNSRPFSYSPRSFPPDEFPHSRWALQQDDYRGSSPQSSQRNVSRPTGKSIYMQRKEYSEVLTRQPDDLQTRVEHVLTCELDGQQLMSLDDCVAKVTRLDAKGRLWPQEMILEVQGGYLLLCDTETKGELEALPLRNIQQTRAVLDSCSYDALLMVTTREGGKRFPQVYIFQCEETGAELLKRDLDKFVQRGGERVPPRSDQTVPRHDNIGPRSPGGFQQAAAHAVQKERPYQPPLPPPEYPLPRWTYREPEDTPPPHLYAPKEEPMHDLGGPHASLEASEQTEADRNTDILNHVLDDLEIFLGKVLAARNGPPPQQDGRSQRKGVFKKKNTKSAAVHLPPPQEFVSCLQKLKYGFNLLGQLDGSLAKTSAPDYVHIFFTSLATILPHFHAHLPPTVVAPLLTEAALRLLRRVVSPEEDQLWRSLGDSWNIPRSRWPADVPPYIPEFYGGWQPPAPPPRRAQVAYDNDHVSRTSSQRYPARPDSWPVKEGRDLMRVMYDIVARNSRELTAMKGEVVEVLQRSKQWWLVRNDRGQDGNVPQNVLEPIRGGMPAEDMLRRASPGPASLNMASSPAEVRAWLQHRGFSKITVASLGVLTGRMLLQMGKDEMRTVCPEEGGKVFFQLQAIKSAIALASEPSGPYDGRY from the exons ATGTTGGGAAACTCTCGCCCCTTCTCTTACTCGCCGAG GAGCTTTCCACCGGATGAGTTCCCTCATTCCAGGTGGGCTCTCCAGCAAGACGACTACAGGGGGTCTTCACCTCAGAGCTCTCAAAGAAACGTGTCTCGACCAACGGGCAAATCCATCTATA TGCAGAGAAAGGAGTACTCGGAGGTGCTCACCAGGCAGCCTGACGACCTTCAGACCAGAGTGGAG CACGTGCTGACCTGCGAGCTGGATGGCCAGCAGCTGATGTCACTGGACGACTGCGTGGCCAAGGTCACGAGGCTGGACGCCAAAGGTCGTCTGTGGCCTCAGGAGATGATCCTGGAGGTGCAAGGAGGATACCTGCTGCTCTGCGACACCGAGACCAAA GGAGAGCTGGAGGCTCTGCCTCTGAGGAACATCCAGCAGACCAGAGCCGTGTTGGACAGCTGCTCTTATGATGCTCTTCTGATGGTGACCACCAGGGAAGGCGGCAAACGCTTCCCCCAGGTCTACATCTTCCAGTGCGAGGAGACCGGG GCGGAGCTTCTCAAGCGTGACCTAGACAAGTTTGTCCAAAGAGGAGGTGAGCGAGTGCCGCCACGCAGCGACCAGACAGTCCCCAG GCATGATAATATCGGGCCTCGATCTCCTGGAGGTTTCCAGCAGGCTGCAGCTCATGCTGTGCAGAAAGAAAGACCCTACCAACCACCGCTGCCTCCCCCAGAGTACCCCCTCCCACGGTGGACCTACAGAGAACCTG aagacaccccccctccccacctgtATGCCCCCAAAGAGGAGCCAATGCATGATCTGGGCGGCCCCCACGCCAGTCTGGAGGCATCCGAGCAGACCGAGGCTGACAGGAACACG GACATTTTAAACCACGTTTTAGATGACCTGGAGATCTTCCTGGGAAAGGTGTTAGCTGCCAGGAATGGGCCCCCCCCTCAGCAGGATGGTAGGAGCCAAAGGAAGGGCGTgtttaagaagaaaaacaccaagaGCGCAG CCGtccatctgccccccccccaggaatTTGTCTCTTGTCTTCAGAAACTGAAATATGGATTCAATCTGCTG GGCCAGCTGGACGGCTCCCTGGCCAAGACCAGCGCCCCCGACTACGTCCACATCTTCTTCACCAGCTTAGCGACT ATTCTTCCCCACTTCCATGCGCACCTGCCCCCCACCGTGGTGGCCCCGTTGCTGACGGAGGCCGCCCTGAGGCTGCTCAGGCGGGTGGTCAGCCCGGAGGAAGACCAGCTCTGGAGGTCTCTGGGAGACAGCTGGAACATCCCCAG GTCTCGATGGCCTGCCGACGTCCCCCCCTACATCCCCGAGTTCTACGGGGGCTGGCAGCCACCCGCCCCGCCCCCCAGGCGTGCCCAGGTGGCTTATGACAACGACCACGTGAGCAGGACCAGCAGCCAGCGCTACCCAGCGAGACCAGACTCCTGGCCCGTGAAGGAAGGTCGTGACCTCATGCGTGTCATGTACGACATCGTGGCCCGAAACAGCAGGGAGCTCACGGCGATGAAGGGCGAAGTGGTGGAG GTGCTTCAGCGGTCTAAGCAATGGTGGCTGGTGCGCAATGATCGTGGGCAGGATGGCAACGTTCCTCAGAATGTTCTGGAGCCCATCAGGGGCGGCATGCCAGCGGAGGATATG CTGCGCCGAGCATCTCCTGGCCCAGCGTCCCTAAACATGGCCTCCTCCCCTGCAGAGGTCAGAGCGTGGCTGCAGCACCGAGGCTTCTCCAAAAT CACCGTCGCCAGCCTGGGGGTCCTGACGGGTAGGATGCTCCTGCAGATGGGCAAGGACGAGATGAGGACCGTGTGTCCGGAGGAAGGGGGGAAGGTCTTCTTCCAGCTCCAGGCCATTAAATCAGCCATCGCG CTGGCCAGTGAACCCTCGGGTCCGTATGATGGACGCTACTGA
- the LOC131137375 gene encoding epidermal growth factor receptor kinase substrate 8-like protein 3 isoform X3, whose amino-acid sequence MQRKEYSEVLTRQPDDLQTRVEHVLTCELDGQQLMSLDDCVAKVTRLDAKGRLWPQEMILEVQGGYLLLCDTETKGELEALPLRNIQQTRAVLDSCSYDALLMVTTREGGKRFPQVYIFQCEETGAELLKRDLDKFVQRGGERVPPRSDQTVPRHDNIGPRSPGGFQQAAAHAVQKERPYQPPLPPPEYPLPRWTYREPEDTPPPHLYAPKEEPMHDLGGPHASLEASEQTEADRNTDILNHVLDDLEIFLGKVLAARNGPPPQQDGRSQRKGVFKKKNTKSAAVHLPPPQEFVSCLQKLKYGFNLLGQLDGSLAKTSAPDYVHIFFTSLATILPHFHAHLPPTVVAPLLTEAALRLLRRVVSPEEDQLWRSLGDSWNIPRSRWPADVPPYIPEFYGGWQPPAPPPRRAQVAYDNDHVSRTSSQRYPARPDSWPVKEGRDLMRVMYDIVARNSRELTAMKGEVVEVLQRSKQWWLVRNDRGQDGNVPQNVLEPIRGGMPAEDMLRRASPGPASLNMASSPAEVRAWLQHRGFSKITVASLGVLTGRMLLQMGKDEMRTVCPEEGGKVFFQLQAIKSAIALASEPSGPYDGRY is encoded by the exons A TGCAGAGAAAGGAGTACTCGGAGGTGCTCACCAGGCAGCCTGACGACCTTCAGACCAGAGTGGAG CACGTGCTGACCTGCGAGCTGGATGGCCAGCAGCTGATGTCACTGGACGACTGCGTGGCCAAGGTCACGAGGCTGGACGCCAAAGGTCGTCTGTGGCCTCAGGAGATGATCCTGGAGGTGCAAGGAGGATACCTGCTGCTCTGCGACACCGAGACCAAA GGAGAGCTGGAGGCTCTGCCTCTGAGGAACATCCAGCAGACCAGAGCCGTGTTGGACAGCTGCTCTTATGATGCTCTTCTGATGGTGACCACCAGGGAAGGCGGCAAACGCTTCCCCCAGGTCTACATCTTCCAGTGCGAGGAGACCGGG GCGGAGCTTCTCAAGCGTGACCTAGACAAGTTTGTCCAAAGAGGAGGTGAGCGAGTGCCGCCACGCAGCGACCAGACAGTCCCCAG GCATGATAATATCGGGCCTCGATCTCCTGGAGGTTTCCAGCAGGCTGCAGCTCATGCTGTGCAGAAAGAAAGACCCTACCAACCACCGCTGCCTCCCCCAGAGTACCCCCTCCCACGGTGGACCTACAGAGAACCTG aagacaccccccctccccacctgtATGCCCCCAAAGAGGAGCCAATGCATGATCTGGGCGGCCCCCACGCCAGTCTGGAGGCATCCGAGCAGACCGAGGCTGACAGGAACACG GACATTTTAAACCACGTTTTAGATGACCTGGAGATCTTCCTGGGAAAGGTGTTAGCTGCCAGGAATGGGCCCCCCCCTCAGCAGGATGGTAGGAGCCAAAGGAAGGGCGTgtttaagaagaaaaacaccaagaGCGCAG CCGtccatctgccccccccccaggaatTTGTCTCTTGTCTTCAGAAACTGAAATATGGATTCAATCTGCTG GGCCAGCTGGACGGCTCCCTGGCCAAGACCAGCGCCCCCGACTACGTCCACATCTTCTTCACCAGCTTAGCGACT ATTCTTCCCCACTTCCATGCGCACCTGCCCCCCACCGTGGTGGCCCCGTTGCTGACGGAGGCCGCCCTGAGGCTGCTCAGGCGGGTGGTCAGCCCGGAGGAAGACCAGCTCTGGAGGTCTCTGGGAGACAGCTGGAACATCCCCAG GTCTCGATGGCCTGCCGACGTCCCCCCCTACATCCCCGAGTTCTACGGGGGCTGGCAGCCACCCGCCCCGCCCCCCAGGCGTGCCCAGGTGGCTTATGACAACGACCACGTGAGCAGGACCAGCAGCCAGCGCTACCCAGCGAGACCAGACTCCTGGCCCGTGAAGGAAGGTCGTGACCTCATGCGTGTCATGTACGACATCGTGGCCCGAAACAGCAGGGAGCTCACGGCGATGAAGGGCGAAGTGGTGGAG GTGCTTCAGCGGTCTAAGCAATGGTGGCTGGTGCGCAATGATCGTGGGCAGGATGGCAACGTTCCTCAGAATGTTCTGGAGCCCATCAGGGGCGGCATGCCAGCGGAGGATATG CTGCGCCGAGCATCTCCTGGCCCAGCGTCCCTAAACATGGCCTCCTCCCCTGCAGAGGTCAGAGCGTGGCTGCAGCACCGAGGCTTCTCCAAAAT CACCGTCGCCAGCCTGGGGGTCCTGACGGGTAGGATGCTCCTGCAGATGGGCAAGGACGAGATGAGGACCGTGTGTCCGGAGGAAGGGGGGAAGGTCTTCTTCCAGCTCCAGGCCATTAAATCAGCCATCGCG CTGGCCAGTGAACCCTCGGGTCCGTATGATGGACGCTACTGA
- the LOC131137232 gene encoding TRAF3-interacting JNK-activating modulator-like isoform X1: protein MDALGGGGRRVSPLEDFDRKLEIRTEKHERLRRRTNVTSCRSPVRDDDTFRIKHRLKEKRQSEFLRRRRGGSSSGWLSGASGSTWGLQSRPNTDDWQMMMMMMMEEDITMESVIHDTIIDAKTMRSEAGVQTHSGLVTIKECDVLQLQEYLQEALWREETIKKKLSALQESIAQLLSSFNTIWKSRPNEDVLRNKIQVLEDQVLEGQLQASVPVFPKDATRKLLLQMKKQKVVYEEKSQEKNQALSKTGEALVTAKVDILRLHNLYEELKHTSEKLRQQQDFSTDQLRQQQVQIELSRCREAALTEELVSLRQEKKELEFNIGLLEEYNGFLRDKQHRCGHGDAVGKDAGAQETPEEEVKPKRDVMVDMTPKEGGGAQRDSDPQGQIDSAQKEVGLKGKEWEVQPRRQDLQSQRREDLWPVSHHRKRLISHASWWSLSVLLLLLLLLAVGGAALLWHLPAREQMEDLYSDIGRQIEDYFMQMSSPKHPGCFRPF from the exons ATGGACGCGCTTGGTGGCGGTGGACGCCGAGTGTCCCCCTTGGAAGACTTTGATCGCAAACTGGAGATCAGAACAGAGAAACACGAGCGGCTACGAAGACGCACGAACGTGACGTCATGCCGGAGCCCCGTGCGAGACGACGACACGTTCCGGATTAAACATCGACTCAAGGAAAAGAGACAGAGCGAGTTTCTgaggaggcgtagaggaggtTCCTCGTCAGGGTGGCTCTCCGGGGCCTCAGGCTCGACCTGGGGTCTACAAAGCAGGCCAAACACAGACGACTGG cagatgatgatgatgatgatgatggaggaaGACATCACAATGGAGAGCGTCATACATGACACAATCATTG ATGCCAAAACCATGAGGAGCGAGGCCGGCGTTCAAACACA CTCTGGCCTGGTGACCATCAAAGAATGT gaCGTCCTGCAGTTACAAGAGTACTTGCAG GAGGCCTTGTGGAGGGAGGAGACCATCAAGAAGAAATTGTCAGCCCTGCAGGAGAGCATCGCGCAGCTTCTCAGTTCCTTCAACACAATATGGAAG AGTCGCCCCAACGAAGACGTGCTGAGAAACAAGATCCAGGTCCTGGAGGACCAGGTCCTGGAGGGCCAGCTCCAAGCCAGCGTGCCG GTGTTTCCAAAGGATGCAACCAGGAAGCTGCTGCTCCAAATGAAGAAGCAGAAAGTCGTGTATGAGGAGAAGAGCCAGGAGAAGAACCAGGCCCTCAGCAAGACGGGG GAAGCTCTGGTCACCGCCAAGGTGGACATCCTGAGGCTGCACAACCTTTACGAGGAGCTCAAACATACGTCTGAAAAGCTCAGGCAGCAGCAGGACTTCAGCACCGATCAACTACGTCAGCAGCAAGTCCAAATCGAG CTGTCCAGATGCAGGGAGGCGGCGCTGACGGAGGAGCTGGTGTCACTGAGACAGGAGAAGAAAGAGCTTGAGTTCAACATCGGCCTGCTGGAAGAATACAACGGCTTTCTAAGAGACAAGCAGCATCGCTGCGGCC ATGGCGACGCTGTGGGAAAGGATGCGGGAGCTCAGGAGACACCAGAGGAAGAAGTGAAGCCAAAGAGAGACGTGATGGTTGACATGACACCAAAGGAAGGgggaggagcccagagggattCGGACCCGCAGGGCCAGATTGATTCCGCTCAGAAGGAAGTCGGATTAAAGGGGAAAGAG TGGGAGGTGCAGCCAAGGAGGCAGGACCTTCAGTCTCAGCGCAGGGAAGACCTCTGGCCCGTCAGCCACCACCGTAAAAGACTG ATATCACATGCGTCCTGGTGGAGCCTgtctgtcctcctcctcctcctcctcctcctggctgTGGGAGGAGCCGCCCTGCTGTGGCATCTTCCTGCCAGGGAGCAGATGGAGGACCTTTACTCTGACATCGGGAGACAAATTGAAGATTattttatgcaaatgagctccCCCAAACACCCAGGCTGCTTTAGGCCATTTTGa